The following proteins come from a genomic window of Lolium rigidum isolate FL_2022 chromosome 5, APGP_CSIRO_Lrig_0.1, whole genome shotgun sequence:
- the LOC124651370 gene encoding patatin-like protein 3 — MASPPQQLQQADVDLGKLSYEIFSFLESKFLYGGGAGPGGPCSLPGTPARASGARVRVLAIDGCGPGPGDALLAAAALARLEAALRAKAGDPDARVADFFDAAAGAGAGGVLAAMLFVKGDDGRPRYTAADALAFVAASLGKGGWGGGSGGGGWLRGRWASLFRRGDNRSSSSSNSSSSLRKVFGDATLRDTVAPLLVPCYDLATGAPFLFSRADAVESDSFDFRLRDVCAATCAAGNTAAAVRSVDGRTAIAAASGGVAAMGNPAAAAITHVLHNKQEFPLANGVDDLLVVSIGSGSSSGGTASSGSATPSAGGWRTPLPPRSPSPAEMVRLTAEGVADMVDQAVAMAFGHTCGRNYVRIQAAAPAHSIKSLRSLDPKKVVAVADGMLTQRNVEAELFRGRRLSEKSNREKLDAFAAELVKEHDRRRSSPPGMLPNVAIKQVALAPPTPPRLSSATTTSSSASGTGTATTGGRTASTMPSPASTH; from the exons ATGGCGTCGCCGCCGCAGCAGCTGCAGCAGGCCGACGTGGACCTCGGCAAGCTCAGCTACgagatcttctccttcctcgagAGCAAGTTCCTCTACGGCGGCGGTGCTGGACCCGGCGGGCCCTGCTCGCTGCCGGGCACGCCCGCCAGAGCTTCCGGCGCGAGGGTCCGGGTGCTGGCGATTGACGGGTGCGGCCCGGGCCCGGGCGACGCGCTGCTTGCGGCCGCCGCGCTCGCGAGGCTCGAGGCCGCGCTCCGGGCCAAGGCGGGCGACCCCGACGCCCGCGTCGCCGACTTCTTCGACGCCGCGgccggggcgggcgcgggcggcgtGCTGGCCGCGATGCTGTTCGTCAAGGGCGACGACGGGCGGCCGCGGTACACGGCCGCCGACGCGCTCGCGTTCGTGGCCGCCAGCCTCGGGAAGGGCGGCTGGGGCGGtggttccggcggcggcggctggctgCGGGGCAGGTGGGCGTCCCTGTTCCGACGCGGCGACAACAGGTCCTCCTCGTCTTCcaactcctcgtcgtcgctgcggaAGGTGTTCGGCGACGCGACCCTGCGGGACACGGTGGCGCCGCTGCTGGTGCCGTGCTACGACCTCGCCACGGGCGCGCCCTTCCTCTTCTCCCGCGCCGACGCCGTCGAgagcgacagcttcgacttccgcCTCCGCGACGTCTGCGCCGCCACCTGCGCCGCGGGCAAcaccgccgcggccgtccgctccgTCGACGGGCGcacggccatcgccgccgcgtcCGGGGGCGTCGCGGCCATGGGCAACCCCGCGGCGGCCGCCATCACGCACGTGCTTCACAACAAGCAGGAGTTCCCGCTCGCCAACGGCGTCGACGACCTCCTCGTTGTGTCTATAGGCTCCGGCTCCTCCTCTGGCGGTACTGCTAGTTCGGGCTCCGCCACGCCATCCGCGGGCGGCTGGCGCACCCCGTTACCCCCGCGCTCCCCGTCACCCGCCGAGATGGTCCGCCTCACCGCCGAGGGCGTCGCCGACATGGTCGACCAGGCCGTCGCCATGGCCTTCGGACACACATGCGGCCGCAACTACGTGCGCATCCAG GCGGCCGCGCCGGCGCACTCGATCAAATCCCTCCGTTCGCTGGACCCGAAGAAGGTGGTGGCGGTCGCGGACGGGATGCTGACGCAGCGGAACGTGGAGGCGGAGctcttccggggccgccgcctctCGGAGAAGTCCAACCGGGAGAAGCTGGACGCGTTCGCGGCGGAGCTGGTCAAGGAGCACGACCGCAGGCGGAGCTCGCCGCCGGGGATGCTCCCCAACGTGGCCATCAAGCAGGTGGCACTGGCGCCCCCCACGCCGCCAAGGCTCTCGTCGGCCACCAccacgtcctcctccgcctccggaaCTGGCACCGCCACCACCGGCGGCAGGACCGCGTCCACCATGCCGTCGCCGGCGTCCACGCATTGA